A region from the Paraburkholderia youngii genome encodes:
- a CDS encoding NIPSNAP family protein — protein sequence MVVEERIYSIRSGAMLRYLDLVRNEGIAIQQRILGRLIGYFTTEIGTLSQVTHMWAYASLEDRTRRRSELAQDPQWQAFVPRLAQYIERAENRILVPTDFSPRPGFAHHATTLEETQS from the coding sequence ATGGTAGTGGAAGAGCGCATTTACAGCATCCGAAGCGGCGCAATGCTGCGCTACCTCGATCTCGTGCGCAACGAGGGGATTGCAATCCAGCAGCGGATACTGGGCCGACTGATCGGATACTTCACGACAGAAATCGGCACGCTGAGCCAGGTTACACACATGTGGGCCTATGCGAGCCTCGAAGACAGAACCCGCCGGCGCAGCGAGTTGGCGCAAGACCCTCAGTGGCAGGCATTTGTGCCGCGACTCGCGCAATACATCGAGCGTGCGGAGAACCGCATTCTGGTGCCGACCGATTTTTCCCCGCGGCCCGGATTCGCACATCATGCGACGACACTCGAGGAGACGCAGTCATGA